One window from the genome of Nocardioides panaciterrulae encodes:
- a CDS encoding rhodanese-like domain-containing protein: MTTTGTSRHGLTIVSLETPTLGDRSYLVHDGEVAFVVDPQRDIDRVLALLEQHGVRLTHVFETHLHNDYVTGGLTLARHTGAAYLVNAEDQVSFDRTPVRDDEVVEVGSRMRVTALATPGHTFTHLSYALSAADGGLESAVGVFSGGSLLYGATGRPDLLGEEHTHDLVRHQHASAHRLADLLPDDAGVFPTHGFGSFCSATQSEADESTIGQEKETNPALTQDEETYVKELLDGLGAWPAYYAHMAPANAAGPAAPDLSPPSLADAGELRKRIEAGEWVVDLRNRTAFAAGHAPGTLNFGLDGGFATYLGWLITWGTPVTLLGETAEQVAEAQRELVRIGIDRPAAHATGGPEDWSDRELGSFPTGTFADLAQVRHHREVVVLDVRRTEEHHSARIAGAVNIPLHELWGRLEEVPDGEVWVHCAGGYRASVAASMLAAADRRLVAVDDSFDNAEQVGLHLVGPQA; the protein is encoded by the coding sequence GTGACCACGACCGGCACCAGCCGCCACGGCCTGACCATCGTCTCGCTCGAGACGCCCACCCTGGGCGACCGCAGCTACCTTGTCCACGACGGCGAGGTCGCCTTCGTGGTCGACCCGCAGCGCGACATCGACCGGGTGCTGGCCCTGCTCGAGCAGCACGGCGTGCGGCTCACGCACGTCTTCGAGACCCACCTCCACAACGACTACGTCACCGGCGGGCTGACGCTGGCCCGGCACACCGGCGCGGCGTACCTCGTCAACGCCGAGGACCAGGTCTCCTTCGACCGCACCCCGGTTCGCGACGACGAGGTCGTCGAGGTCGGCAGCAGGATGCGCGTCACTGCCCTCGCCACGCCCGGCCACACCTTCACCCACCTCAGCTACGCGCTCAGCGCCGCCGACGGCGGCCTCGAGTCGGCGGTCGGCGTGTTCTCCGGCGGCTCACTGCTGTACGGCGCCACCGGACGCCCGGACCTGCTCGGCGAGGAGCACACGCACGACCTGGTCCGCCACCAGCACGCCTCCGCGCACCGGCTGGCCGACCTGCTCCCCGACGACGCCGGCGTCTTCCCGACCCACGGCTTCGGCTCCTTCTGCTCGGCGACCCAGTCCGAGGCCGACGAGTCGACGATCGGTCAGGAGAAGGAGACCAACCCCGCCCTGACCCAGGACGAGGAGACCTACGTCAAGGAGCTGCTGGACGGTCTGGGCGCCTGGCCGGCGTACTACGCCCACATGGCGCCGGCCAACGCCGCCGGCCCGGCCGCGCCGGACCTCAGCCCGCCGTCGCTCGCCGACGCCGGCGAGCTGCGCAAGCGCATCGAGGCCGGCGAGTGGGTGGTCGACCTGCGCAACCGCACCGCGTTCGCCGCCGGCCACGCGCCCGGGACCCTGAACTTCGGCCTGGACGGCGGCTTCGCCACCTACCTCGGCTGGCTGATCACCTGGGGCACCCCCGTCACGCTGCTCGGCGAGACCGCCGAGCAGGTGGCCGAGGCCCAGCGCGAGCTGGTCCGGATCGGCATCGACCGGCCGGCCGCGCATGCCACGGGCGGTCCCGAGGACTGGAGCGACCGCGAGCTGGGCTCGTTCCCCACCGGCACGTTCGCCGACCTGGCCCAGGTCCGCCACCACCGCGAGGTGGTCGTCCTCGACGTCCGGCGCACCGAGGAGCACCACTCCGCCCGGATCGCCGGCGCCGTCAACATCCCGCTGCACGAGCTGTGGGGACGCCTCGAGGAGGTCCCGGACGGCGAGGTCTGGGTGCACTGCGCGGGCGGCTACCGCGCCTCGGTCGCGGCCTCGATGCTCGCCGCGGCGGACCGGAGGCTGGTCGCGGTCGACGACTCCTTCGACAACGCCGAGCAGGTCGGCCTGCACCTCGTGGGGCCGCAGGCGTGA
- a CDS encoding GAF and ANTAR domain-containing protein translates to MIVSHKDAEDFASMALSLHEESTLDETVDRVLDFATKAVACDHAGVLFVHAKSQVETVAATHDTVARLDRVQVEHQQGPDLEVLRRPADWVVVSDTRTEERWPAWTREVAQAGFRSMLGIRLYTSSAAIGSLNFYAAAADHFTPEDVDVANIFARHAAVALSAARETANLWRAIDARRLIGQAQGILMERFAIDADQAFAVLRRYSQDRNLKLHHVAERLIATRRLPE, encoded by the coding sequence GTGATCGTGTCGCACAAGGACGCCGAGGACTTCGCCAGCATGGCGCTGTCGCTGCACGAGGAGTCCACCCTCGACGAGACCGTCGACCGCGTCCTGGACTTCGCCACGAAGGCGGTCGCGTGCGATCACGCCGGTGTGCTGTTCGTCCACGCCAAGTCGCAGGTCGAGACCGTCGCGGCCACGCACGACACGGTCGCGCGCCTGGACCGGGTGCAGGTCGAGCACCAGCAGGGGCCGGACCTGGAGGTCCTGCGCCGCCCCGCGGACTGGGTGGTCGTCTCGGACACGCGCACCGAGGAGCGGTGGCCGGCCTGGACGCGTGAGGTCGCGCAGGCGGGCTTCCGCAGCATGCTCGGGATCCGCCTCTACACGAGCTCGGCGGCGATCGGGAGCCTCAACTTCTATGCCGCCGCCGCCGACCACTTCACCCCCGAGGACGTCGACGTCGCCAACATCTTCGCGCGACACGCCGCGGTGGCCCTCTCGGCGGCGCGCGAGACCGCGAACCTGTGGCGCGCGATCGACGCGCGCCGGCTCATCGGGCAGGCCCAGGGCATCTTGATGGAGCGCTTCGCGATCGACGCCGACCAGGCCTTCGCCGTGCTGCGCCGCTACTCCCAGGATCGCAACCTCAAGCTGCACCACGTGGCCGAGCGGCTGATCGCGACCCGGAGGCTGCCCGAATGA
- a CDS encoding enoyl-CoA hydratase-related protein — MTDYETLSLEVDPDGVATLTLNRPDALNAFDLTMARELERFFLTDARDDAVRAVVVTGAGRAFCAGMDLSAEGNVFGLDETLSPTPEELRAHLDEAPWHDGVRDTGGRVTLAIHALPKPVIAAINGAAVGIGATMTLAMDLRLASTRARIGFVFGRLGIVPEAASSWFLPRIVGIQQALEWVYSADVLDAQAAYDGRLVRSLHEPDDLLPAARELARSFVVDRSPVALGLAKRLLYRNSAAAEPLEAHLSDSLAMFWTSLGDGKEGVAAFREKRAPRFTGRAADLPRIFPG, encoded by the coding sequence GTGACCGACTACGAGACCCTGTCGCTCGAGGTCGACCCCGACGGCGTCGCCACCCTGACGCTGAACCGTCCCGACGCGCTGAACGCCTTCGACCTCACCATGGCGCGGGAGCTGGAGCGGTTCTTCCTCACCGACGCGCGTGACGACGCGGTCCGCGCGGTCGTGGTGACCGGAGCGGGCCGGGCGTTCTGCGCCGGGATGGACCTCTCGGCCGAGGGCAACGTCTTCGGGCTCGACGAGACCCTCTCCCCCACCCCGGAGGAGCTGCGCGCCCATCTCGACGAGGCCCCCTGGCACGACGGCGTGCGTGACACCGGTGGCCGGGTGACGCTCGCGATCCATGCGCTGCCCAAGCCCGTCATCGCGGCGATCAACGGCGCGGCGGTCGGGATCGGGGCGACGATGACCCTGGCCATGGACCTGCGGCTGGCCTCGACCAGGGCGCGGATCGGGTTCGTGTTCGGCCGGCTCGGCATCGTGCCGGAGGCGGCGTCGAGCTGGTTCCTCCCGCGGATCGTCGGCATCCAGCAGGCGCTGGAGTGGGTCTACTCCGCCGACGTCCTCGACGCGCAGGCGGCGTACGACGGCCGCCTGGTCCGCTCGCTGCACGAGCCCGACGACCTGCTCCCCGCCGCCCGCGAGCTGGCGCGGTCCTTCGTGGTCGACCGGTCCCCCGTGGCCCTCGGCCTGGCCAAGCGGCTGCTCTACCGCAACAGCGCGGCGGCCGAGCCGCTCGAGGCGCACCTCTCGGACTCGCTGGCGATGTTCTGGACCTCGCTCGGGGACGGCAAGGAGGGCGTGGCGGCCTTCCGGGAGAAGCGCGCCCCTCGGTTCACCGGACGCGCGGCGGACCTGCCCCGCATCTTCCCGGGCTGA
- a CDS encoding MMPL family transporter, with product MSTSTTGRHVSSVDPDLGYRPGPLGRLGVTVTRHARLTTVVWLLVIVGLGVFAPKVEAQLSGAGWQADGSESVAARELAQQHFGGNASSAIQVVVHSTAGPVDRGDGKQVLAEATKILQHDPRIADVVQPQPGATLSKDGSTAVLLAGAGVDTNEMVKVADDLKGELQGLSTDTVQVDPTGASLLWSDFNAANLSAMMKSELYSWPATLAILVLAFGALVAAGLPLVLTLSGLVASAGSLVLINHLVPVSIWAMNFAMMFALALGIDYALFLVVRFRAARMGDHDSPRRAVAETMDTAGKAVLLSGATVLISLSAVMLVPSPSFRSMAGGIMLSVVFVLAATLTLLPLVLFKLDQRINKLSLPWVHSGEHASPRFRAWGERLWRRPALFGLASLVVLLALAAPILGLRTAMPSIKVLPDGASARVGYDQVQRSFGEGAPGTLQVVVDRAQADRASAVLSHDPGVAGTMPAMPAADGSAYALIQAVPTVDPSDPALSTTVDRLRADLPSTAKVGGAAVENLDLKSQLDASAPLVIGVILALGFLLLLVALQAPLIALLGTLASLLSTAAAFGVARLVFQEGWGSGFLGFEPQGFLDAWAPVFFFAMIFAIAMDYTVFLLASAKEHYEHSRDPKDAMVGALAHSGRVIFAAGAVMVAVFFTFSLSGPLPPKEMGVILGIAVLLDAFLVRLVLLPVLLRLTGRAAWYVPRWLGRLLPDIRFSHD from the coding sequence ATGTCCACGTCGACCACCGGCCGACACGTCTCGTCGGTCGATCCCGACCTCGGCTACCGGCCCGGCCCCCTCGGCCGCCTGGGCGTCACGGTCACCCGGCACGCCCGCCTGACCACGGTCGTGTGGCTGCTGGTCATCGTCGGTCTGGGCGTCTTCGCCCCGAAGGTGGAGGCGCAGCTCTCCGGCGCCGGCTGGCAGGCCGACGGCTCGGAGTCCGTCGCCGCCCGGGAGCTGGCCCAGCAGCACTTCGGCGGCAACGCCAGCTCGGCGATCCAGGTCGTCGTGCACTCCACCGCCGGCCCGGTCGACCGGGGCGACGGCAAGCAGGTGCTGGCCGAGGCCACGAAGATCCTGCAGCACGACCCCCGGATCGCCGACGTCGTCCAGCCCCAGCCCGGGGCCACGCTGAGCAAGGACGGTTCGACCGCGGTGCTGCTCGCCGGCGCCGGCGTGGACACCAACGAGATGGTCAAGGTCGCCGACGACCTCAAGGGCGAGCTCCAGGGCCTGTCCACCGACACCGTGCAGGTCGATCCCACGGGCGCCTCGCTGCTGTGGTCGGACTTCAACGCCGCGAACCTCTCGGCCATGATGAAGTCGGAGCTGTACTCCTGGCCGGCGACGCTGGCGATCCTCGTCCTCGCGTTCGGCGCCCTGGTCGCCGCCGGGCTCCCGCTGGTGCTGACCCTCTCGGGCCTGGTGGCCTCCGCCGGGTCGCTGGTGCTGATCAACCACCTGGTGCCGGTCTCCATCTGGGCGATGAACTTCGCGATGATGTTCGCGCTCGCGCTGGGCATCGACTACGCGCTGTTCCTGGTCGTCCGCTTCCGGGCCGCGCGGATGGGCGACCACGACTCGCCGCGGCGCGCGGTCGCCGAGACCATGGACACCGCCGGCAAGGCGGTCCTGCTCTCGGGCGCGACCGTGCTGATCTCGCTGTCGGCGGTGATGCTGGTGCCCTCGCCCTCGTTCCGGTCGATGGCCGGCGGCATCATGCTCTCGGTCGTCTTCGTGCTGGCGGCCACGCTCACCCTGCTGCCGCTGGTGCTCTTCAAGCTCGACCAGCGGATCAACAAGCTCTCGCTGCCCTGGGTGCACTCCGGCGAGCACGCCTCGCCGCGGTTCCGCGCCTGGGGCGAGCGGCTGTGGCGCCGACCCGCCCTCTTCGGCCTGGCGTCGCTCGTGGTGCTGCTGGCCCTCGCCGCACCGATCCTCGGTCTCCGGACCGCCATGCCGTCGATCAAGGTGCTGCCCGACGGCGCCTCCGCCCGGGTCGGCTACGACCAGGTGCAGAGGAGCTTCGGCGAGGGCGCGCCCGGCACGCTGCAGGTCGTCGTCGACCGGGCCCAGGCCGACCGGGCGTCCGCGGTGCTCTCGCACGACCCCGGGGTCGCCGGCACGATGCCCGCGATGCCGGCCGCCGACGGCTCGGCGTACGCGCTGATCCAGGCCGTCCCGACCGTCGACCCCTCCGACCCGGCGCTGTCGACGACCGTCGACCGGCTCCGCGCCGACCTGCCCTCCACCGCGAAGGTCGGCGGGGCCGCGGTCGAGAACCTCGACCTGAAGTCCCAGCTGGACGCCTCGGCCCCGCTGGTCATCGGCGTCATCCTGGCGCTCGGGTTCCTGCTGCTGCTGGTCGCCCTCCAGGCGCCCCTGATCGCACTGCTCGGCACCCTGGCCAGCCTGCTCTCGACCGCCGCCGCCTTCGGCGTGGCCCGACTGGTCTTCCAGGAGGGCTGGGGCTCGGGGTTCCTGGGGTTCGAGCCCCAGGGCTTCCTCGACGCGTGGGCGCCGGTGTTCTTCTTCGCGATGATCTTCGCGATCGCGATGGACTACACCGTCTTCCTGCTCGCCTCCGCCAAGGAGCACTACGAGCACAGCCGGGACCCCAAGGACGCCATGGTCGGCGCCCTGGCACACTCGGGCCGGGTCATCTTCGCGGCCGGCGCGGTCATGGTCGCGGTGTTCTTCACCTTCTCCCTCTCCGGCCCGTTGCCGCCGAAGGAGATGGGCGTGATCCTCGGCATCGCGGTGCTGCTCGACGCCTTCCTGGTCCGGCTGGTCCTGCTGCCGGTGCTGCTCCGCCTCACCGGGCGGGCCGCCTGGTACGTGCCCCGCTGGCTGGGCCGGCTGCTGCCCGACATCCGTTTCTCGCACGACTGA
- a CDS encoding LCP family protein has protein sequence MADRPRGEGAPDDGTPKFDWLYGGGGAPPPDDDATRPVPRRPRPEETRVMPTVPRPGAGDRPSRPPAAPPPGRPPGRSPAPARGRPSGRSRRPRYWLRWLMVLVLLWVVWLVAVPLFAWSKVHKVDFEPSGSRPADQPGTTYLMVGSDSRAGLSPEERKKLGTGNAVGQRTDTIMLLHTGSGPNLLMSIPRDSLVDVPGHGNTKINAAFAYAHGKPGLLVKTIENNTGIRIDDYVEIGFGGVVDVVNAVGGVQICPKQDMVDKLANLDVKKGCQEADGATALAYARSRHVDKYGDLGRAAHQREVVSAVGKKVVSPWSFLNPVRYWRLNMAAPDSFAFGSGTSPLRAAMWAMAMTRVNGDQGLTCGVPISDFAVHWDPQRSKQMFDYIIKDDTADIPKSLCTPTGLAGQTGD, from the coding sequence ATGGCTGACCGACCGCGCGGCGAGGGCGCGCCCGACGACGGCACTCCCAAGTTCGACTGGCTCTACGGCGGCGGGGGTGCGCCGCCGCCGGACGACGACGCGACCCGGCCCGTGCCCCGGCGGCCTCGCCCCGAGGAGACCCGGGTGATGCCGACGGTCCCCCGCCCGGGCGCGGGCGACCGTCCCTCGCGCCCGCCGGCCGCACCCCCGCCGGGCCGGCCGCCGGGTCGTTCGCCGGCGCCCGCGCGCGGGCGTCCCTCCGGCCGGTCCCGCCGGCCGCGCTACTGGCTGCGCTGGCTGATGGTGCTGGTGCTGTTGTGGGTGGTGTGGCTGGTGGCGGTGCCGCTGTTCGCCTGGTCGAAGGTGCACAAGGTCGACTTCGAGCCCAGCGGGTCGCGGCCGGCCGACCAGCCCGGCACGACGTACCTCATGGTCGGCAGCGACTCGCGGGCCGGGCTGAGCCCCGAGGAGCGCAAGAAGCTCGGCACCGGCAACGCGGTCGGCCAGCGCACCGACACGATCATGCTGCTGCACACCGGCTCCGGCCCGAACCTGCTGATGTCGATCCCCCGGGACTCGCTGGTCGACGTCCCCGGCCACGGCAACACCAAGATCAACGCGGCCTTCGCCTACGCCCACGGCAAGCCCGGCCTGCTGGTGAAGACCATCGAGAACAACACCGGGATCCGCATCGACGACTACGTCGAGATCGGCTTCGGCGGCGTCGTCGACGTGGTCAACGCCGTCGGCGGCGTGCAGATCTGCCCCAAGCAGGACATGGTGGACAAGCTCGCCAACCTCGACGTGAAGAAGGGCTGCCAGGAGGCCGACGGCGCGACCGCGCTGGCCTACGCCCGCTCGCGCCACGTCGACAAGTACGGCGACCTCGGCCGGGCCGCCCACCAGCGGGAGGTGGTCTCCGCGGTCGGCAAGAAGGTCGTCTCGCCGTGGTCGTTCCTGAACCCGGTCCGCTACTGGCGCCTGAACATGGCCGCCCCCGACTCCTTCGCGTTCGGCTCGGGCACCAGCCCGCTCCGGGCGGCGATGTGGGCGATGGCGATGACCCGGGTCAACGGCGACCAGGGGCTGACCTGCGGGGTCCCGATCTCCGACTTCGCGGTGCACTGGGACCCGCAGCGCTCGAAGCAGATGTTCGACTACATCATCAAGGACGACACCGCCGACATCCCGAAGAGCCTGTGCACGCCCACCGGCCTCGCGGGCCAGACGGGCGACTGA
- a CDS encoding ANTAR domain-containing protein, which produces MSRTAARLVGDAAFHALASPTVLLDADLVIRAANRAYLRAVGREEDEILAVNLFEAFPDNPELAGTGRARFVESFERVLRGRRTDHMVVHRYDLLEPGQRRRYDTRYWVPVSSPIYDGDDVVGILHRVDDVTRLRPSALRVLEARRDAMSRAAGRTGASGRDEDDVADSMIIAARDLEAMAEEIDQLREALTSRAVIDQAKGIVMARHGCDADEAFSRLVRMSNDSNVRVVEVARALVYATSGAAARDVCDS; this is translated from the coding sequence ATGAGCCGGACCGCCGCCCGCCTGGTGGGCGACGCCGCCTTCCACGCGCTCGCCTCGCCCACGGTCCTGCTCGACGCGGACCTCGTGATCCGGGCCGCCAACCGGGCCTACCTACGCGCGGTGGGGCGCGAGGAGGACGAGATCCTCGCGGTCAACCTGTTCGAGGCCTTCCCCGACAACCCCGAGCTCGCAGGCACGGGTCGCGCCAGGTTCGTCGAGTCCTTCGAACGGGTGCTGCGCGGGCGACGCACCGACCACATGGTTGTTCACCGCTACGACCTGCTCGAGCCGGGCCAGCGCCGGCGCTACGACACCCGCTACTGGGTGCCCGTGAGCTCACCGATCTACGACGGCGACGACGTGGTGGGGATCCTGCACCGGGTCGACGACGTGACCCGGCTGCGTCCCAGCGCCCTGCGGGTGCTGGAGGCCCGCCGCGACGCGATGTCGCGCGCCGCGGGGCGCACCGGGGCGTCCGGGCGGGACGAGGACGACGTGGCCGACTCGATGATCATCGCGGCACGCGATCTCGAGGCGATGGCGGAGGAGATCGACCAGCTGCGCGAGGCGCTGACGTCGCGGGCCGTGATCGACCAGGCCAAGGGCATCGTGATGGCGCGTCACGGCTGCGATGCCGACGAGGCGTTCAGCCGGCTCGTGAGGATGTCCAACGACAGCAACGTCCGGGTGGTCGAGGTGGCGCGGGCGCTGGTCTACGCCACCAGCGGGGCGGCGGCTCGCGACGTGTGCGACTCCTGA
- a CDS encoding rhodanese-like domain-containing protein produces MPDETPEIDLSTYAARRAAGVTVDVRERGEYADGHVPGARLIPMGQLASRLGELDPSTPVHVICASGNRSRAMTDLLNAVDFDAVSVAGGTRGWITAGHPVEVGL; encoded by the coding sequence ATGCCCGACGAGACACCGGAGATCGACCTCTCGACCTACGCCGCCCGCCGCGCCGCCGGCGTGACCGTGGACGTGCGGGAGCGCGGGGAGTACGCCGACGGGCACGTGCCGGGCGCTCGGCTGATCCCCATGGGCCAGCTGGCCTCCCGCCTCGGCGAGCTGGACCCCAGCACCCCGGTCCACGTCATCTGCGCGTCCGGCAACCGGTCGCGCGCCATGACCGACCTGCTCAACGCTGTTGACTTCGACGCCGTCTCGGTGGCCGGCGGCACCCGCGGCTGGATCACCGCGGGCCACCCGGTGGAGGTGGGCCTGTGA
- a CDS encoding sigma-70 family RNA polymerase sigma factor, giving the protein MGHVATSRSRTAVTDRRADARATRRAETARLLEDAALAASEQERASLLEDVIRLNMQVAGEIARRYHNRGVPSDDIDQVANLGLVKAAQGFDPAQGSDFLSFAVPTIRGEIRRYFRDFGWTIRPPRSIQELQSKITAAEGELFQSLGRSPRPTEIAEHLGVDLEQVLDSLGASGCFSPVSLDTPVAEGERGPVDRLGGLDPAFASAEARVALRSAMRGLTQRERRILEMRFFGGCTQAEIGAEVGVTQMQVSRLLSRLLTRMRRRLEDQVPAA; this is encoded by the coding sequence ATGGGGCACGTCGCGACATCCCGTAGCCGGACCGCGGTCACCGACCGCCGGGCCGACGCCAGGGCGACCAGGCGCGCCGAGACCGCGCGGCTCCTCGAGGACGCGGCCCTCGCGGCCTCGGAGCAGGAGCGCGCGTCCCTCCTGGAGGACGTGATCCGGCTGAACATGCAGGTGGCCGGTGAGATCGCGCGTCGCTACCACAACCGCGGCGTCCCGTCCGACGACATCGACCAGGTCGCGAACCTGGGCCTGGTGAAGGCCGCCCAGGGCTTCGACCCGGCGCAGGGCTCGGACTTCCTCAGCTTCGCGGTCCCCACGATCCGCGGCGAGATCCGGCGCTACTTCCGCGACTTCGGCTGGACCATCCGTCCGCCGCGCTCGATCCAGGAGCTGCAGTCGAAGATCACCGCCGCCGAGGGCGAGCTGTTCCAGTCCCTGGGCCGGTCGCCGCGCCCCACCGAGATCGCCGAGCACCTCGGGGTCGACCTGGAGCAGGTGCTGGACTCGCTGGGCGCCAGTGGCTGCTTCTCGCCGGTCTCCCTGGACACCCCGGTGGCCGAGGGGGAGCGTGGTCCCGTCGACCGGCTGGGCGGGCTCGACCCGGCGTTCGCGAGCGCCGAGGCGAGGGTCGCCCTGCGCAGCGCGATGCGGGGGCTCACGCAGCGCGAGCGCCGCATCCTCGAGATGCGGTTCTTCGGCGGCTGCACCCAGGCCGAGATCGGCGCCGAGGTCGGCGTGACCCAGATGCAGGTGTCCCGCCTGCTCTCCCGGCTCCTGACCCGGATGCGCCGGCGCCTCGAGGATCAGGTCCCGGCGGCCTGA
- a CDS encoding dienelactone hydrolase family protein has protein sequence MGETIEIKTDDGVAEAYLTRPEGDAGPRPGVLFFIDAIGLRPRIMEMADRIASWGYVVLAPNVFYRDGSAAELAPPGDLTIAENRERFFATGGVMERVQAYTPDRSDPDTLRWIETLLEHARAPLGVTGYCMGARLATRAAGLRPDLVAAVGGFHGGGLVVDGPDSPHLMVAGARAEFAYGHADGDHSMPVEAVEQLGKALEAAGLSHTNEIYEGAQHGYTMADTAAYHAAAAERHFETLQGLFERTL, from the coding sequence ATGGGAGAGACCATCGAGATCAAGACCGACGACGGCGTCGCCGAGGCCTACCTGACCCGTCCCGAGGGCGACGCGGGCCCCCGCCCCGGCGTGCTGTTCTTCATCGACGCCATCGGGCTGCGCCCGCGGATCATGGAGATGGCGGACCGGATCGCCTCGTGGGGGTACGTCGTGCTCGCGCCGAACGTGTTCTACCGGGACGGCTCCGCGGCGGAGCTGGCGCCGCCCGGGGACCTGACGATCGCCGAGAACCGCGAGAGGTTCTTCGCCACCGGCGGCGTGATGGAGCGCGTGCAGGCCTACACCCCCGACCGGTCGGACCCGGACACCCTGCGGTGGATCGAGACCCTGCTCGAGCACGCCCGGGCGCCCCTCGGGGTCACCGGCTACTGCATGGGCGCCCGCCTGGCCACCCGGGCGGCGGGCCTGCGGCCCGACCTCGTGGCCGCGGTGGGCGGCTTCCACGGCGGCGGACTGGTCGTCGACGGGCCGGACAGCCCCCACCTGATGGTGGCCGGGGCGCGGGCGGAGTTCGCCTACGGCCACGCCGACGGCGACCACTCGATGCCCGTCGAGGCGGTCGAGCAGCTCGGCAAGGCGCTCGAGGCGGCCGGGCTGAGCCACACCAACGAGATCTACGAGGGTGCTCAGCACGGCTACACGATGGCCGACACCGCGGCGTACCACGCGGCGGCGGCCGAGCGGCACTTCGAGACCCTGCAGGGGTTGTTCGAGCGCACCCTGTGA
- a CDS encoding TSUP family transporter — MTLTLIALVAGALIGLSLGALGGGGSILAVPVLVYLLGQDPSAATTGSLVIVGVTSLLGAATAYRAGNVLLGRGVAFGLVAVGGAVLGATLSTAVPEPVLMAAFAVLMLVVGGLMVLRQVRRGGSTPAGDARLDDPIITFSPTFACQCPRALKVLVTATVVGLLTGFLGVGGGFLVVPALTLALALPMGYAAGTSLVVITITSAVALVVRAGAGAHPDWSLVLVLTAASAVGGVLGARLSARTDTRRLAAAFSGLVVLVAAATAVQAIPALA, encoded by the coding sequence GTGACGCTCACGCTCATCGCCCTCGTCGCCGGCGCGCTGATCGGGCTCAGCCTGGGCGCGCTCGGCGGCGGCGGCTCCATCCTCGCCGTCCCGGTGCTGGTCTACCTGCTGGGCCAGGACCCGTCGGCGGCGACCACGGGCTCGCTGGTCATCGTCGGCGTGACCTCGCTGCTCGGCGCGGCGACGGCCTACCGCGCCGGCAACGTGCTGCTCGGCCGGGGCGTGGCCTTCGGCCTGGTCGCGGTGGGCGGTGCGGTCCTCGGGGCCACGCTCTCCACCGCCGTGCCGGAGCCGGTGCTGATGGCCGCCTTCGCGGTCCTGATGCTCGTGGTGGGCGGCCTGATGGTCCTCCGCCAGGTGCGGCGCGGCGGCAGCACCCCGGCCGGCGACGCCCGGCTCGACGACCCGATCATCACGTTCAGCCCCACCTTCGCCTGCCAGTGCCCCCGCGCCCTGAAGGTGCTGGTGACGGCCACCGTGGTCGGGCTGCTGACCGGCTTCCTCGGCGTCGGTGGCGGCTTCCTGGTGGTCCCCGCGCTCACCCTCGCGCTCGCCCTGCCCATGGGGTACGCCGCCGGCACGTCGCTGGTCGTCATCACGATCACCAGCGCCGTCGCCCTCGTCGTCCGGGCGGGAGCGGGTGCCCACCCCGACTGGTCCCTGGTCCTGGTGCTCACCGCGGCCTCAGCGGTCGGCGGAGTCCTGGGCGCCCGGTTGTCGGCCCGGACGGACACGCGCCGGCTGGCGGCGGCCTTCTCCGGGCTGGTCGTCCTCGTCGCGGCCGCCACCGCCGTCCAGGCCATCCCCGCTCTCGCCTGA